From the genome of Papaver somniferum cultivar HN1 unplaced genomic scaffold, ASM357369v1 unplaced-scaffold_75, whole genome shotgun sequence, one region includes:
- the LOC113344162 gene encoding pentatricopeptide repeat-containing protein At4g21190-like: MLSLRYSPAILTKGLETIRTSRTPKSVIVCAAKGPRPRYPRVWKANKKIGTISKSKKFVDCIKELSNVKEEVYGALDSFIAWELEFPLITVKKALKTLEEEKEWKRIIQVTKWMLSKGQGRTMGSYFTLLNALAHDDRIEEAEELWAKVFSENLEALPRIFFNKMISIYYSRDMHDKMFEVFADMEELGVKPNVAIVSMVGDVFQKLGMLDKYEKLSKKYPPPTWEYRYFKGKRVKIRAKNLKQFDEDQRRLREPHVRGNKLLGEGSVVEGTELLSEESSAKNDGQLDEADKEPNEILNRSDEADQYLDEIDMYSDSIDKECGISS; this comes from the exons ATGCTAAGTTTGAGATATTCTCCGGCTATTCTCACCAAAGGTTTAGAAACCATTAGAACTTCAAGAACACCAAAAAGCGTCATAGTATGTGCAGCAAAAGGACCTCGGCCGAGGTATCCACGAGTATGGAAAGCTAATAAGAAGATTGGGACTATATCAAAGTCCAAAAAGTTTGTTGATTGT ATAAAAGAGTTGTCAAATGTTAAAGAGGAAGTTTATGGTGCTCTTGATTCCTTTATAGCTTGGGAGTTGGAGTTCCCTTTGATTACAGTtaaaaaagctttgaaaacacTTGAAGAGGAAAAGGAGTGGAAGAGGATAATTCAG GTGACAAAATGGATGCTGAGCAAAGGTCAAGGAAGAACGATGGGGAGCTACTTCacattattgaatgctttggctCATGATGATAGAATTGAAGAAGCTGAGGAACTTTGGGCGAAAGTATTTTCAGAGAACTTAGAAGCGTTACCTCGGATATTCTTCAATAAAATGATCTCAATTTACTACAGCAGGGACATGCATGACAAGATGTTCGAG GTATTTGCAGATATGGAAGAGCTTGGTGTTAAACCAAATGTCGCTATTGTATCTATGGTAGGAGATGTATTTCAGAAGTTAGGAATGCTAGACAAATATGAAAAGTTAAGTAAGAAATATCCACCACCAACATGGGAATATCGATACTTCAAAGGGAAACGTGTCAAGATCCGAGCAAAGAATCTAAAACAATTTGATGAGGATCAGAGGCGTTTGAGGGAACCTCATGTGCGAGGCAACAAGCTTCTGGGTGAAGGATCTGTTGTGGAAGGTACAGAGCTTTTGAGTGAAGAATCCAGTGCGAAGAATGATGGGCAGTTGGATGAAGCGGACAAGGAACCTAATGAAATCCTGAATAGATCTGATGAAGCGGACCAGTACTTGGATGAAATAGACATGTATTCAGATAGTATTGATAAAGAATGTGGAATCAGCTCTTGA
- the LOC113344169 gene encoding uncharacterized protein At3g49140-like has translation MMMIESSFAVAFRGATTTACSSSSPLFLSGNIRPWWSTEDHYSTRRLSQAAGSHYHQQHHHWTPTRTRNLEKRIRAAAASSAESDNSAGWNGEPNYHPFEEFGASTDDSVLTPAETCRTLIEVNSKATLMFSGLVDDQVHENIFWPDLPYLTDEHGNIYFEVNEDEDILKTITSQENYVQVIIGLDTKEMLSEMELDQAEIDYGIEEIGDEDSDDDDDNGGEGDEGTDSDDHDDEDWVSILEGDEDETDSDETLGDWAKLETMRSSHPMYFAKKMSEVASDDPMDWMDQPPAGLAISGLLRPSFFEENSALRKQLPEKDSDKVDTKVGTAKGDSKDTIINGQQDKSSLKDSPEDGSDREDQSVKDEIPRSSFYMLEMAKIQLVSSDGNQSVVEVHDFQKAQPDAIAHSAEKIMSRLKAGGEKTTQALKSLCLRVKGFPIEEATIISVDSLGFDLRVCSGTQVQTLRFAFSTRATSEYSAERQFHELLFPRSQQTAQKRQEASPTES, from the exons ATGATGATGATTGAGTCATCCTTTGCCGTCGCATTCCGTGGTGCCACAACCACTGCTTGCTCCTCCTCCTCCCCCCTCTTCTTATCAG GTAATATTCGTCCATGGTGGAGTACGGAAGATCATTACAGTACTCGCAGATTGTCACAGGCTGCTGGAAGTCATTATCACCAGCAGCACCACCATTG GACACCTACGAGAACGAGAAATTTAGAGAAGAGGATTAGAGCAGCAGCGGCATCATCAGCTGAATCAGATAATTCAGCTGGGTGGAATGGAGAACCAAATTACCATCCCTTTGAAGAGTTTGGAGCATCTACTGATGATTCTGTACTTACACCTGCCGAAACATGTAGAACTCTAATTGAG GTAAACAGCAAAGCGACACTGATGTTCTCAGGGTTGGTCGATGATCAAGTCCACGAGAACATTTTCTGGCCAGATTTGCCTTATTTAACAGATGAACATGGAA ATATTTACTTTGAGGTAAACGAGGACGAGGACATTCTGAAAACTATAACTTCTCAAGAAAACTACGTG CAAGTTATTATAGGCTTAGATACTAAAGAAATGCTGAGCGAGATGGAACTTGATCAAGCAGAAATTGATTATGGCATTGAAGAAATTGGAGATGAAGAtagtgatgacgatgatgataacGGTGGAGAAGGTGATGAAGGAACCGACAGTGATGACCATGATGAT GAGGATTGGGTTTCCATTCTAGAAGGTGATGAAGATGAGACTGATTCTGATGAGACACTTGGGGATTGGGCGAAGTTAGAGACAATGCGTTCTTCTCATCCAATGTATTTTGCTAAAAAGATGTCTGAG GTTGCGTCAGATGATCCAATGGATTGGATGGATCAGCCTCCAGCTGGTCTTGCTATTTCAGGACTTTTGCGACCTTCATTCTTTGAAGAAAACTCTGCACTCCGGAAACAATTACCAGAAAAAGATTCTGATAAGGTAGACACTAAGGTTGGGACTGCAAAAGGGGACTCAAAAGATACTATCATCAACGGTCAGCAGGATAAGTCAAGTTTAAAAGATTCGCCTGAAGATGGTTCAGATAGGGAAGATCAATCAGTGAAAGACGAAATCCCGAGAAGTTCATTCTACATGCTAGAGATGGCGAAGATCCAACTGGTTTCTTCAGATGGAAATCAG TCTGTTGTGGAAGTACACGACTTTCAGAAAGCTCAACCAGATGCTATTGCTCATTCTGCTGAAAAAATCATGTCTCGCTTAAAAGCTGGAGGGGAGAAGACGACGCAAGCTCTCAAGTCTCTCTGTTTGAGAGTGAAAGGTTTCCCGATAGAG GAGGCAACAATCATAAGTGTAGATAGTCTTGGCTTCGACCTAAGAGTTTGCTCAGGAACTCAAGTGCAAACCTTAAGGTTTGCATTTAGTACACGG GCCACGTCAGAGTACAGTGCAGAGAGGCAATTTCACGAGCTACTGTTCCCGAGGAGCCAGCAAACTGCGCAAAAGCGGCAAGAAGCTAGCCCAACAGAATCATAA